ccttaaacgagactctcccccatggataattctcaaaccgttctaaatccatcactagccttgccagagtagctcgtgtagcggttgaaaactttctcccttcaatgaatccagtgaagatggaaaggtacgcgagccgcttgcgatcttccgtggaccaatccccgcatctcttcagtgcatctattatctgatcagtagttggcccagcttccagatgaactccccatcccccagaaagaaaccatctctggGGTAACATCACATTTTGGTGtgtcaaggtcctcgatgtactcgcagtttagaccagtgatcatttcaaactctaaTAGTGAAAACCTCaaaggttctggaccaacgagacaccacatctcgtacttcttcttaatgtccagctttaaacagagcatgtggtgaaccagccttgaagcccaacaaaatccctgctccttgaacttgatgaaaactcccaatctcgactccttgagctcttcaaattctttCTCAGTGAGAGCTCCCtcaagagcagtatgcaacctGTTGTTTATCCgaatgatacgaaatgctatgctggggttctggctcttcccctaatgtgcaTAACCTACGGGgaagttctggaatatccatcctttttgtctgcaaaataatcaaagacaacaatagaagtcagaacacaagctaaatcaatcacgccttaattgttactccagacgacttagtagttggacgactttccagacgacttatattaaagtcgtctgaaaagtcttccaaatggacgacttatatttaagtcgtctactaagtcgtccagttggaagactttccagacgacttacttacaagtcttccagtagaaaaatttcaagcggacctgattggtcgcagaaggagttggagtactcgtcattgtggttatagatctgaaaaataaacgtgaaacggtgagaatgagtaaattgatagagacaacgttttatgttcatcttttcctcgagattgatgatttaccggcgttagggtttacagagaaacggcgctacggtttacagagaagaagcggcggcgctagggtttagaagaagcggcggtgctagctagtgtttagaggaagcggcggtgagaacgttggtgagcacggtggcgagggcgacggtttgttcgaaaatagtggaagcgggggcgctagggtttagaggaatcggcggcgctagggttagaagaagctgcggcgacaacggtgagaatgaagtgagatagatagccgacgttgagaacgatggtttgttcggaaatagtgggaattcgaatcgcctttgatatcgccggtgagagagaactgttagggtttctgaatttcgtggaaaatgattaaaaaaaaatcaccttatatattgggtaaataatccggttagctttaaaagtacattggtaaactttaaggtttggtccggtttagacaacttattctggctgataatgtacatcagacgacctaatatttagtcgtccgtgcacagaagactaaatattaagtcgtcccagaccctaaaatgaacccctaaactaaaatgactaaattaacttactaaccacgttataaaatcaaattatacttcaatagtgtttactatacacagaaatgaacacgcttaggtaattttaaaaattttcaaaaatggttttaatgctttccaaaatctaaccctaagaacacatacaatactacaacatatgttgatgaaacataaactaaagaatatcatgactcactactttcactcatctgggctgaaaacaattgaaatttgttatatattaatttatatctcttaagacatatgttaattacataattccaatttttcacttatcaaaatattttttacaaaatttttaaattatgtttaagaataactgtccagacgactttaagttaagtcgtctggacgacttattttcaagtcgtctaaacagacgacttgcgaggggtagaaatgtaaaaaaaaaatccgttttttttttgttcacaaagagatagttgtaatttcaatagccttttaggttacttttgcatttgacccaAGTTGAGGTATTCTTTTGgatttgactccaagttttgagtcacattTGGCAATTCTTCCTTAAAACTTTccataaaaatttcatattaaaacttTCCAAAATATGCTTTTATGACGTGGGTTGCGGTTCGAGACGGAATGTCGACAATGCATAGAGCGGTGAAGTGGAGTCACGGGAGTGATGTTACATGTGTTCTCTGCAAAGCTGCTCCCCAGAAGCCGTTTGTTCTTTGAATGCAATGTTTCTGCTAAAGTTTGGGAATTCATTGCAAAAGGTGCAAAAGGCTTCCTGAGACATTCATATACTACAGTCTGGTCTGTGATTATGTTCATTATATCGGATAAGACAAGGGAAAAGAAGAGTCTCTTGTGTATCAAATATGCATTTCAAGCAGTTTTAAGGGAAAGGAACAAGATAAAGCATAGGGAGAAGATGATGCCGTTAATGGTTCTTAACAAAGTGATTGAGAAGGGGATTCGTAATAGAATCAGTTTGGTGCGCAAGAAAGGAACTAAGGGTATGGAGGAGCTACTTCAATTTTGGTCCAAAACTAGAatgtaaatagtttttttgCTTACCTTTTGAGTAGTAGAGTAAAGGTTCATAGCATAAAAAAAGTTGCACTAATTGTAATAAGGCtttttgattaataaatttaatattcattcaaaaaaatataaacggCAAGCTTGAATGCCATTTGAGATCACGACGGTTTATATTGGTGGTCAAAATTGTTTGAAGATGCAGTAGAAATAGGTCTTAGTGTAGATAAGACAGCGGATTTAGGTTTAAAGAAGCTTGACAGAAACTTGAATCATGGTGGAGATGGAGAGAACACGATGGAGGTGcgaagatttttgtttttttgtgttttttttaattagttcaTTTAGGATGTTAAGgtaatttatattatagagGTTCATACAGATTAATTTAGGTTGTACAAGAGAGGTCTTTTGATCCATTTCAAAAATTTGTCCTTATtttatattctgtttttaaGTGAAGTTAAGTTTGTAAGACAATTTGTTAAGGAATAAAGGAAATATTGAACTGGAATGAAGTTTCGTAAGGTCAAAGTAAGATCATAGGAACTAGCCCATTACAATTTGGGTTTGCTTCATGCTCGTAAACTCTGTGTGACATTTAACAAGTCGTTTAGTGAAATGATGGCGATGCTAGGGCTCTTTGTTCAAGTCTCTTTGACTCATATTGGTCCTATCAGTAATCTTGTTTATCACCTCTCTAATCCATGGCAAAAAACCATCATTCAAACCCTCTTCACTTCTCCTTCTTATGTACATTTCATTTAAGCGAAATTCAACATATTGCTCAGTGTATTAATtacctttattttatttaaacgaACAACAAGACCACCTTTTCTTTCACAATTCATAAAAAGTTCAGATACTCTGTTTCTAATTTTCCATAAGGAAATAAAAATCGAATATATTCAAAAAAGGGATGTTAAACCTACCTGTAAGAAACTGGAGTCGGCTCACTTGTTCGATTTCTTTCTTGACAAGAACATGAAAACTTTTGGCAGCAAAAAAAacctcttctttttcttctttgtttcagctgtcACATTACTACTATCTCCAACATTGTTACTACTATCTCCAACATTGTTGCTTCCTTCTTCACCAAATGCAAATGATCTTGCTGAATGCAAAGCCGATTTGGACTTGCCTAAGTCATGAGTCTCCTTCTCCCCACCCTCTGGACTAGACATGGGGCTTTTCTTCCCGTTCTCTGAACTCCATTTTCGCAATTCGTGATCCATACTAACCTTCTTATCTCTAGCCTTCTCTACTTTGTCCATTGCTTCCTTTAGCTTTTCCCTTTGAAAAGCTGTTTCTCTATTAACTTCCTCTATCTTTTCCAACACTCTTGATTCCTCTTCCTTAGCCACCTCGATCTGAGAGACGATCTCTGCTAACTTTCTATTGGCTGCTTCCTCTACCTCATGTGCCTGCTTGCTCAGCTCATAATACTCCTCCACGGATATTATTATACTTCTTGGTGTACTAATGTCTTCAATCTTTGTAGCATATTCAGTTTCTTGCAATGCTTTTATCGCAGCTAAGGCCAACTTCTCAGAAGCTTTTGCCGCTTCCATTTCTCTCTTCGCCTCAACTAACTGACTTTCTATTTCAGAGACTCCTGTTCTCGCTTCTTCCGACTCTTCCTTCGCCTTTCTCAGCTCCTCTTGAGCAGCTAAAGCAAGTGAAGTTGCCTCCTCTGCTTCTTTGTTAGCTTCTTGCAACTTCTTGGCTATTTCTAAACATCTCTCCTCTCTTGCTTCTTTGCTGTTTCTCTGAACTGAAATAGcttctctttgttttgtttcagagagatctttcttctctctttcaaGTTCAGACTGCAACGATCCGACGATTATCCTCAATGTTTTCACCTCGGAAACTGCTTTCCCAATATTAGACTTAACTTCTTCAAGCTCTTTCCTTGCGGAATCAACCGCTGCTTGTATCTCACCGTTGTTTCTCTTTCCCATCATCATGTCGTCATCTTTGTAAGCCGCTATCTCAGCCCTCAAATCTTGCTGAAGTACAGAAGCAGTCTCTATTTTGATTTTCACATCATCCGCCGCATGCATTTCTTGTCTAAACCTCTCGATCTCCTCTTCCACCATTTTCAGCTCTTTCTCCCGGTTATAAACGTCCTGGTCCCGAGCCATCGCTGCTTCTAGTTTCTTTTCCTCAGCTTCGAGGTGAGCTGCACGCGCCGACTCCAACAACTCCTTGGTGGCAATCACCTCTATTGTCAAACCCGTCATCTGTTTCTCCACATCTTTAGCGGCCATAACAGAGTCCTCTGCTTTTTTCGTCGCCGATTCTTTTTCTTTAAGTAGAGATTCATACTCATTAGAGACCATTTCTATCTCTTCTCTTACAGCTCCTAGCTCGGAAACAGCTGACGCATGCCTCGCTTTAGCCACCTCAAGCTGTGTTTTGACCGCAATGCTAGACTCATGATCAGCTATCCCTTGCTCCATCTCCTCCACTCTTAGCTTCGCCAGATCAGAGTCTTGTTTAGCTTGTTGCTCCTCTTTCTCGGCCTTTTCTAGCTCCAGCTTTAGCTCTTCGACCACACTCTTTGTCCTCTCAAGCTCCATCACCACCTGTTGTTTCGCCTCTTCCGCTACAACCGCCTGTTTCTTGTACTCAGGCATATCCTCTTGTATCTTCTCAAGCTCTTGATCCACCGTCTTACGTTTCTGTAG
The Raphanus sativus cultivar WK10039 chromosome 1, ASM80110v3, whole genome shotgun sequence DNA segment above includes these coding regions:
- the LOC108855110 gene encoding protein WEAK CHLOROPLAST MOVEMENT UNDER BLUE LIGHT-like 2 is translated as MVDDDKASNDFPLLPDFNDNFTTPFTSIEFDSSVLDLINMEDGGETPNLLPEHTPFLESVDEDLRFAVETESPKVYNAPRIITNHHDSFSLDPTIDTIEDARISLPDSPRANQDLSLSRLKVPAPPRALVHPKASGSPRFDSPTSPALIDTAAPFESVKDAVSKFGGITDWKAHKIQTIEKRKTVDQELEKIQEDMPEYKKQAVVAEEAKQQVVMELERTKSVVEELKLELEKAEKEEQQAKQDSDLAKLRVEEMEQGIADHESSIAVKTQLEVAKARHASAVSELGAVREEIEMVSNEYESLLKEKESATKKAEDSVMAAKDVEKQMTGLTIEVIATKELLESARAAHLEAEEKKLEAAMARDQDVYNREKELKMVEEEIERFRQEMHAADDVKIKIETASVLQQDLRAEIAAYKDDDMMMGKRNNGEIQAAVDSARKELEEVKSNIGKAVSEVKTLRIIVGSLQSELEREKKDLSETKQREAISVQRNSKEAREERCLEIAKKLQEANKEAEEATSLALAAQEELRKAKEESEEARTGVSEIESQLVEAKREMEAAKASEKLALAAIKALQETEYATKIEDISTPRSIIISVEEYYELSKQAHEVEEAANRKLAEIVSQIEVAKEEESRVLEKIEEVNRETAFQREKLKEAMDKVEKARDKKVSMDHELRKWSSENGKKSPMSSPEGGEKETHDLGKSKSALHSARSFAFGEEGSNNVGDSSNNVGDSSNVTAETKKKKKRFFLLPKVFMFLSRKKSNK